In a genomic window of Alcanivorax sp.:
- the def gene encoding peptide deformylase, which produces MAKLEILEFPDPRLRTVAKPVEKVDDELRKLIDDMFETMYAAPGIGLAATQVNVHQRLIVMDLSEDQSQPRVFINPEITPLTDDVAPYEEGCLSVPGFYEKVQRPARVRIKALDRDGNEFEEEADELLATCIQHEIDHLDGKLFVDYVSRLKRDRIKKKLEKIHRQQA; this is translated from the coding sequence ATGGCCAAACTGGAAATACTGGAATTCCCTGACCCCCGACTACGCACGGTAGCAAAGCCGGTGGAAAAGGTGGATGACGAGCTTCGCAAACTGATCGACGACATGTTCGAAACCATGTACGCCGCCCCCGGAATCGGCCTGGCGGCCACCCAGGTGAACGTGCATCAGCGGCTGATCGTGATGGACCTGTCCGAGGACCAGTCCCAGCCCCGGGTATTCATCAACCCGGAGATCACCCCACTCACCGACGATGTGGCCCCTTACGAAGAGGGCTGCCTGTCGGTACCCGGCTTCTACGAGAAGGTGCAGCGTCCGGCCCGGGTTCGCATCAAGGCCCTGGACCGGGACGGCAACGAATTCGAGGAAGAGGCCGACGAACTGCTAGCCACCTGCATCCAGCACGAGATCGACCACCTGGACGGCAAGCTGTTTGTGGACTACGTGTCCCGGCTCAAGCGCGACCGCATCAAGAAGAAGCTGGAAAAGATTCACCGCCAACAGGCTTGA
- the fmt gene encoding methionyl-tRNA formyltransferase, translating to MKPLRLAFAGTPDFAAASLQAVLDSDHDVVAVLTQPDRAAGRGKKVQQSPVKVLAESRGIPVLQPENLKGDEIRQQLRDLNLDVLVVVAYGLIIPQAVLDIPRLGCLNVHGSLLPRWRGAAPIQRAITMGDTETGNTIMQMEAGLDTGPMLLSESLPIGDSETGGELHDRLAAQGARLLVTVLNDLEQYLANATPQPDDGVTYAHKLSKAEARLDFRLPTRALYNRIRAFNPFPVSWVPLNGQPMRIWKARESLKPGQDSDEPGHILDVDDSGIHVATGDGILILEELQLPGKRRMAVADLLRGNPALFQVGEPLGDSIDNV from the coding sequence TTGAAACCCTTACGCCTTGCCTTCGCCGGCACCCCGGATTTCGCCGCCGCCAGCCTGCAAGCGGTTCTGGACAGCGACCATGACGTGGTTGCCGTACTTACCCAGCCGGACCGGGCCGCCGGGCGCGGCAAGAAAGTGCAGCAGAGCCCGGTGAAGGTACTGGCCGAAAGCCGCGGCATTCCGGTACTGCAACCGGAAAACCTGAAGGGCGACGAGATCCGCCAACAGCTGCGCGACCTGAACCTGGATGTCCTGGTGGTGGTGGCCTATGGCCTGATCATTCCCCAGGCAGTGCTGGATATTCCCCGCCTGGGCTGCCTCAACGTGCACGGCTCCCTGTTGCCCCGTTGGCGCGGTGCGGCCCCCATCCAGCGCGCCATCACCATGGGCGATACCGAAACCGGGAACACCATCATGCAGATGGAAGCGGGCCTGGACACCGGCCCCATGTTGCTCAGCGAAAGCCTGCCCATTGGCGATAGCGAAACCGGTGGCGAGCTGCACGACCGACTGGCCGCCCAGGGCGCCCGCTTGCTGGTAACGGTACTGAACGATCTGGAGCAGTATCTTGCCAACGCCACGCCGCAACCGGACGACGGCGTCACCTACGCTCACAAACTGAGCAAGGCGGAAGCGCGGCTGGACTTCCGCCTGCCCACCCGCGCCCTCTACAACCGCATTCGCGCCTTCAATCCCTTTCCGGTGAGCTGGGTACCGCTGAACGGCCAGCCCATGCGTATCTGGAAAGCCCGCGAAAGCCTGAAGCCCGGCCAGGATAGCGATGAGCCCGGCCATATTCTCGACGTGGACGACAGCGGCATCCATGTGGCCACCGGCGATGGCATCCTGATTCTTGAAGAACTGCAATTGCCCGGCAAGCGTCGCATGGCCGTGGCCGACCTGCTTCGTGGCAACCCTGCCTTGTTCCAGGTAGGCGAACCGCTGGGTGACTCCATTGACAATGTCTGA